The following proteins are co-located in the Longimicrobium sp. genome:
- a CDS encoding DUF3131 domain-containing protein translates to MMNRVVTFFTLGLLSAGPALCQDSNAAGSGAPAQPRQQTAAAAPQRSSGRTGALNDRDVFMNAARTAWTYIDRQYNRETGLVNSVTGYKYATVWDIGSGLLALYSANQLGLLPDADYDGRMRRALQTLTETGLYDNGAFNKNYHTGTGRVAGRNGQEEETRDGYGWSAIDLGRLLMALKIIAANQPQYAPQAQAIVQRLDFARLVRGGYLQGEDLGPRSRRPRTYQEGRLGYEQYAALGYAAWGHAADRAMRLTTTRPITVLGIPLLADTRGGDLLTSEPFVMYGLEAGWSPEMRDLAWRVLAAQEARYRQTGAVTIVNEDALNGPPYFLYYSVYADGKEFPVAPPEGAPAGPTPRTVSTKGAYGWHALLPSAYTWLAVQKVEGSRTANGWGAGVFEDSGRISGSENVNTAAVILEATLYTRRGGRPLIEASGTTPAPLQ, encoded by the coding sequence ATGATGAACCGCGTCGTCACCTTCTTCACGCTCGGCCTTCTCTCCGCCGGGCCGGCGCTCTGCCAGGATTCGAACGCCGCCGGCAGCGGCGCCCCCGCGCAGCCGCGGCAGCAGACCGCCGCCGCCGCGCCGCAGCGCTCCTCGGGACGCACCGGCGCGCTGAACGACCGCGACGTGTTCATGAACGCGGCGCGCACGGCGTGGACGTACATCGACCGGCAGTACAACCGCGAGACCGGGCTGGTGAACTCGGTCACCGGGTACAAGTACGCCACCGTGTGGGACATCGGCAGCGGGCTGCTGGCGCTGTACAGCGCCAACCAGCTCGGCCTTCTCCCCGACGCCGACTACGACGGGCGGATGCGGCGCGCGCTGCAGACGCTGACCGAGACGGGGCTGTACGACAACGGGGCCTTCAACAAGAACTACCACACCGGCACCGGCCGCGTGGCCGGGCGCAACGGGCAGGAAGAGGAGACGCGCGACGGCTACGGCTGGTCGGCCATCGACCTGGGGCGCCTGCTGATGGCGCTGAAGATCATCGCCGCCAACCAGCCGCAGTACGCCCCGCAGGCGCAGGCCATCGTGCAGCGGCTGGACTTCGCGCGGCTGGTGCGCGGCGGCTACCTGCAGGGCGAGGACCTGGGCCCGCGCAGCCGCCGTCCGCGCACCTACCAGGAGGGTCGCCTCGGCTACGAGCAGTACGCCGCCCTCGGCTACGCCGCCTGGGGCCACGCCGCCGACCGCGCGATGCGGCTCACCACCACGCGCCCCATCACCGTCTTGGGCATCCCGCTGCTGGCCGACACGCGCGGCGGCGACCTGCTGACCAGCGAGCCGTTCGTGATGTACGGGCTGGAGGCGGGGTGGAGCCCGGAGATGCGCGACCTGGCGTGGCGGGTGCTGGCCGCGCAGGAGGCGCGCTACCGGCAGACCGGCGCGGTGACCATCGTAAACGAGGACGCGCTGAACGGCCCGCCGTACTTCCTGTACTACTCCGTGTACGCCGACGGGAAGGAGTTCCCCGTGGCCCCGCCCGAGGGCGCGCCGGCCGGGCCCACGCCGCGCACGGTCAGCACCAAGGGCGCGTACGGCTGGCACGCGCTGCTTCCCAGCGCGTACACCTGGCTGGCGGTGCAGAAGGTGGAGGGCTCGCGCACGGCCAACGGCTGGGGCGCGGGGGTGTTCGAGGACAGCGGCCGCATCTCCGGCAGCGAGAACGTGAACACCGCCGCCGTGATCCTCGAGGCCACCCTCTACACCCGCCGCGGCGGCCGCCCCCTCATCGAGGCCAGCGGCACCACGCCGGCACCGCTGCAGTAG